In Fundidesulfovibrio magnetotacticus, a single window of DNA contains:
- a CDS encoding ABC transporter ATP-binding protein, which produces MSSSPLVSVEGVGKVYHLYQSPRDRLRQLLAVGGRRFYKEHWALRDVSFDIAPGEAFGIIGRNGAGKSTLLQVMAGVLQPTLGRVETPGRVAALLELGSGFKPDFTGRQNVFVNAAVLGVPRRVAQERLDDILAFADIGAHIDQPVRTYSSGMFLRLAFAVTICLEPELLIVDEALAVGDVFFRQRCYARLRQLMDKGVAVVLVSHAMNDVAQFCSRALYLERGGVKFLGPAMDAVKIYMLGPGSACPAPSGLDAELPAPEPFGEDAPWPAPEAFLDLSAAGRAESGFAVCEAVALTDCSGRPCRAFEQGATARFCVEYHVREPLEVPVAGVEIVSEQGVIVFGKNTLQYDCRVPESVPAGSRLRFIYEVKLDLGIGEYAFGVGLTAMTREDFARRAEMTHPELDSRNAVLSALSNAGSFSVVFRTTDTAPVQLTHHGAANLPGNASTAFLPPRDQDPNPHCESA; this is translated from the coding sequence ATGTCCTCTAGCCCCCTCGTGAGCGTGGAGGGCGTGGGCAAGGTCTACCACCTCTACCAGAGCCCGCGCGACCGTCTGCGCCAGCTCCTGGCCGTGGGCGGGCGGCGCTTCTACAAGGAACACTGGGCGCTCCGGGACGTAAGCTTCGACATCGCCCCCGGCGAGGCCTTCGGCATCATCGGGCGCAACGGGGCGGGCAAGTCCACGCTCCTCCAGGTGATGGCCGGGGTGCTCCAACCCACCCTGGGCCGCGTGGAGACCCCCGGGCGCGTGGCCGCCCTCCTGGAGCTGGGCAGCGGCTTCAAGCCCGACTTCACCGGACGCCAGAACGTGTTCGTGAACGCAGCCGTCTTGGGCGTGCCCCGGCGCGTGGCCCAGGAGCGCCTGGACGACATCCTGGCCTTCGCCGACATCGGCGCGCACATCGACCAGCCCGTGCGCACCTACTCCTCGGGCATGTTCCTGCGCCTGGCCTTCGCCGTGACCATCTGCCTGGAGCCCGAGCTGCTCATCGTGGACGAGGCCCTGGCCGTGGGCGACGTGTTCTTCCGCCAGCGCTGCTACGCCCGCCTGCGCCAGCTCATGGACAAGGGTGTGGCCGTGGTGCTGGTCTCCCACGCCATGAACGACGTGGCCCAGTTCTGCTCGCGCGCCCTCTACCTGGAGCGCGGGGGCGTCAAGTTCCTTGGTCCGGCCATGGACGCCGTGAAGATCTACATGCTGGGGCCGGGCTCCGCATGCCCCGCGCCTTCCGGGCTGGACGCGGAACTGCCCGCCCCCGAACCCTTCGGAGAGGACGCCCCCTGGCCCGCCCCCGAGGCCTTCCTGGACCTCTCCGCCGCCGGGCGCGCCGAATCCGGCTTCGCCGTCTGCGAGGCCGTGGCCCTCACCGACTGCTCCGGCCGGCCCTGCCGCGCCTTCGAGCAGGGGGCCACCGCCCGCTTCTGCGTGGAATACCACGTCCGCGAGCCCCTGGAAGTGCCCGTGGCGGGGGTGGAGATCGTCAGCGAGCAGGGCGTCATCGTCTTCGGCAAGAACACCCTGCAGTACGACTGCCGCGTCCCCGAGAGCGTTCCGGCCGGGAGTCGCCTGCGCTTCATCTATGAGGTGAAGCTGGACCTGGGCATCGGTGAATACGCCTTCGGCGTGGGCCTCACCGCCATGACCCGCGAGGACTTCGCCCGCCGCGCCGAAATGACCCACCCGGAGCTGGATTCGCGCAACGCCGTGCTCTCCGCGCTCTCCAACGCGGGCAGCTTCTCGGTGGTCTTCCGCACCACCGACACCGCGCCCGTTCAGCTCACCCACCACGGAGCGGCCAATCTTCCCGGAAACGCCAGCACGGCCTTCCTGCCGCCCCGGGACCAGGACCCCAACCCCCACTGCGAGAGCGCATGA
- a CDS encoding ABC transporter permease, producing the protein MRKIILAQPPLGLASTLRQTARLASPLGVARHFARHGEILREFTRLEFSGRYQGTVLGMLWSLVTPLTSLAVYTFVFSVVLKATWSGAGQGGVMEFALALLTGLACFEVVAGAAARGATVMSENVNFVKKVVFPLEVLPVSVVLALCLQSLVALGLVCLARAFTGEGLPATALLAPLGYVPLALFASGLGLWLAPVGVAAKDAGHAVGAFMQLYFFLTPIVYPLTAVPERYRFLLSLNPLHPIIEHFRRTLLWGQTPDWTALGLCTLFALTFLLAGFAWFMQLKKVFADVL; encoded by the coding sequence ATGCGAAAGATCATCCTGGCCCAGCCGCCCCTGGGGCTCGCCTCCACTCTGCGACAGACCGCGCGTCTGGCCTCCCCCCTGGGGGTGGCCCGCCATTTCGCGCGCCATGGCGAAATCCTGCGCGAATTCACCCGCCTGGAGTTTTCCGGGCGTTACCAGGGCACCGTGCTCGGCATGCTCTGGAGTCTGGTGACGCCCCTGACCAGCCTGGCCGTTTACACCTTCGTCTTCTCGGTGGTGCTCAAGGCCACCTGGAGCGGGGCCGGACAGGGCGGGGTGATGGAGTTCGCCCTGGCGCTCCTTACCGGCCTGGCCTGCTTCGAGGTTGTGGCCGGGGCCGCCGCGCGCGGGGCCACGGTGATGAGCGAGAACGTGAACTTCGTCAAAAAAGTGGTCTTCCCCCTGGAGGTGCTGCCCGTCAGCGTGGTGCTGGCTTTGTGCCTGCAATCGCTGGTGGCTCTTGGGCTGGTGTGCCTGGCCCGGGCCTTCACCGGGGAGGGGCTGCCCGCCACGGCGCTGCTGGCCCCGTTGGGCTACGTGCCGCTGGCGCTCTTCGCCTCGGGCCTGGGGCTGTGGCTGGCGCCCGTAGGCGTGGCCGCCAAGGACGCCGGGCACGCGGTGGGGGCCTTCATGCAGCTTTATTTCTTCCTGACGCCCATCGTCTACCCGCTCACGGCCGTGCCCGAGCGCTACCGCTTCCTCCTGTCGCTCAACCCGCTGCATCCGATCATCGAGCACTTCCGGCGCACGCTCCTCTGGGGCCAGACCCCGGACTGGACGGCGCTCGGCCTGTGCACGCTCTTCGCCCTGACCTTCCTGCTGGCGGGGTTCGCGTGGTTCATGCAGCTCAAGAAGGTGTTCGCCGATGTCCTCTAG
- a CDS encoding glycosyltransferase family 4 protein encodes MPKVLRVGIDASPLSYPYRTGIGRYLESILPHVVESAGDRARFTLFAGKPLVNPVALDLVERGLARARTVNTPSLYAWQQTGMLVQRLFTRLDVFFSPDGLFPPFLPGKAVGMYHDVLWEAHPETLAWHIRSVFRLRHKAGLKRADRALTCSQASRGEMLRVFGKVAQKLEILPTHGVDMVHFRPPGEDEAHLARDFRERHGLTEPFLLTAGNLQPHKNLSVVPLALDILRRAGREIPMLAVAGFGDREALLATLPEGFPKERVRCLGYLSEADLCQAYRLALAYVFPSLYEGFGFPVVEAQASGAPVVYADAASLPEVAGDAGLAFDPASPEDLAARLAQVLDDPDLRKRMVAKGFVQSSRYRWDRAGETLWRVLRETAGA; translated from the coding sequence ATGCCCAAGGTCCTGCGCGTCGGCATCGACGCAAGCCCCTTAAGCTACCCCTACCGCACCGGCATCGGCCGCTACCTGGAGAGCATTCTGCCCCATGTGGTGGAGTCCGCCGGGGACAGGGCCCGCTTCACGCTCTTCGCGGGCAAGCCCCTGGTGAACCCCGTGGCCCTGGACCTGGTGGAACGAGGCCTGGCGCGGGCGCGCACCGTGAACACCCCCTCGCTCTACGCCTGGCAGCAGACCGGCATGCTGGTCCAGCGCCTTTTCACGCGCCTGGACGTGTTTTTCTCGCCCGACGGGCTCTTTCCGCCCTTCCTGCCCGGCAAGGCCGTGGGCATGTACCACGACGTGCTCTGGGAGGCCCACCCCGAAACGCTGGCCTGGCACATCCGCTCGGTGTTCCGCCTGCGCCACAAGGCCGGGCTCAAGCGCGCGGACCGTGCCCTCACGTGCAGCCAGGCCTCGCGCGGGGAGATGCTGAGGGTGTTCGGCAAGGTGGCCCAGAAACTGGAAATCCTGCCCACCCACGGCGTGGACATGGTGCACTTCCGCCCCCCCGGCGAGGACGAGGCCCACCTGGCCCGCGATTTCCGCGAGCGCCACGGCCTCACCGAACCGTTCCTGCTCACGGCGGGCAACCTTCAGCCCCACAAGAACCTCTCCGTGGTGCCCCTCGCGCTGGACATCCTGCGCCGCGCCGGACGCGAGATCCCCATGCTGGCGGTGGCCGGATTCGGCGACCGGGAGGCCCTGCTGGCCACCCTGCCCGAGGGCTTCCCCAAGGAGCGCGTGCGCTGCCTGGGCTACCTCTCCGAGGCCGACCTCTGCCAGGCCTACCGCCTGGCGCTGGCCTACGTGTTCCCCTCGCTCTACGAGGGGTTCGGGTTTCCCGTGGTGGAGGCCCAGGCCAGCGGCGCGCCCGTGGTCTACGCCGACGCCGCGAGCCTGCCCGAGGTGGCGGGCGACGCCGGGCTGGCCTTCGACCCCGCCTCCCCGGAAGACCTGGCCGCCCGCCTCGCCCAGGTGCTTGACGACCCGGACCTGCGCAAACGCATGGTGGCCAAGGGCTTCGTCCAGTCCTCCCGCTACCGCTGGGACCGCGCCGGGGAAACCCTCTGGCGCGTGCTGCGCGAAACCGCCGGAGCGTAA
- a CDS encoding glycosyltransferase family 2 protein encodes MAALPTFTIVTPSFNQGRYLRRNLESVAGQQGVSVEHILLDGGSTDDTLDVIARHGGHLAHWRSAPDGGQTASLIEGFSRARGQVWGWLNSDDYLWDERALLHVAEAFAARPEAAMVSGDTVLVTEDERPAMLDMVPGPSARKMRYTMCVPQQSTFWRAEAYRAVGGIDPAFRYCMDFDLFQRMSQGRAMARVPRFVAAFRLQPASKTATWGDVYRREVALCQSRYGRGALHWLAVKAVTMELRLGSAAAELAALASGRKLPCLANCRWEPCRAFARKRHGLSF; translated from the coding sequence GTGGCCGCGCTGCCCACGTTCACCATCGTCACGCCCTCCTTCAACCAGGGGCGCTACCTGCGGCGCAACCTGGAGAGCGTGGCCGGCCAGCAGGGCGTTTCCGTGGAGCACATCCTCCTGGACGGCGGCTCCACCGACGACACCCTGGACGTGATCGCACGCCACGGCGGCCACCTGGCCCACTGGCGCAGCGCCCCGGACGGCGGGCAGACGGCATCGCTCATCGAGGGATTTTCGCGGGCCAGGGGCCAGGTCTGGGGCTGGCTCAACTCCGACGACTACCTCTGGGACGAGCGCGCCCTGCTCCACGTGGCCGAAGCCTTCGCGGCAAGGCCCGAGGCGGCCATGGTCAGCGGAGACACCGTGCTCGTCACCGAGGACGAACGGCCCGCCATGCTGGACATGGTGCCCGGCCCCTCGGCCCGCAAGATGCGCTACACCATGTGCGTGCCGCAGCAGTCCACGTTCTGGCGCGCCGAGGCCTACCGCGCCGTGGGCGGCATCGACCCCGCCTTCCGCTACTGCATGGATTTCGACCTCTTCCAGCGCATGAGCCAGGGGCGGGCCATGGCGCGCGTGCCGCGCTTCGTGGCGGCCTTCCGGCTTCAGCCCGCCTCCAAGACAGCCACCTGGGGCGACGTGTACCGCCGCGAGGTGGCCCTGTGCCAGTCCCGCTACGGCAGGGGGGCGCTCCACTGGCTGGCCGTGAAGGCCGTGACCATGGAACTGCGCCTTGGCTCGGCCGCGGCCGAACTGGCGGCCCTGGCCTCGGGGCGCAAGCTCCCCTGCCTGGCCAACTGCCGCTGGGAGCCGTGCCGCGCCTTCGCCAGGAAACGCCACGGGCTTTCGTTCTGA
- a CDS encoding glycosyltransferase family 4 protein: MRIAVSCRSLEYPSGGVREYLVSLLDALLELDRRNTYVLFHSDARFLGRFPGAEEVSLGCSNRLVFDWFRLPPALKRHGIDLAFFPSSNMPPGVPCKAVAAMMDLGYFHGEYRMYRLADTLYMRVAMARTARRAERLLAISGHTRRELEDILGVPGHKVSVTHLAADPLYHRPVPPEAVAELKSRLGLTRPFFLYTGNISPRKNLKGLLEAFADVKDRADADLVVTGGSGWSQDFERWVAALGLEGRVRRLGHVERADMPALYAAALAFVFPSLYEGFGLPVLEAQAVGTPVVCSTAASLPEVAGQSALMADPADRRAMAQALADVAADPALRARLSEAGRANAARFSWRETARQTLEVFEEALRA, translated from the coding sequence ATGCGCATCGCCGTCAGCTGCCGCAGCCTCGAATACCCCTCCGGGGGGGTGCGGGAATACCTCGTGAGCCTTTTGGACGCCCTCCTGGAACTGGACCGGCGCAACACCTACGTGCTCTTCCATTCCGACGCCCGCTTCCTGGGCCGCTTCCCGGGGGCCGAGGAGGTCTCGCTGGGCTGCTCCAACCGCCTCGTCTTCGACTGGTTCCGCCTGCCTCCCGCGCTCAAGCGCCACGGCATCGACCTGGCCTTCTTCCCCTCCTCCAACATGCCCCCCGGCGTGCCCTGCAAGGCCGTGGCCGCCATGATGGACCTGGGCTACTTCCACGGCGAATACCGCATGTACCGTCTGGCCGACACGCTCTACATGCGCGTGGCCATGGCCCGCACCGCCCGGCGCGCCGAGCGCCTGCTGGCCATCTCCGGGCACACCAGGCGCGAGCTGGAAGACATCCTGGGCGTGCCCGGCCACAAGGTGAGCGTGACCCACCTGGCCGCCGACCCCCTCTACCACCGCCCCGTCCCCCCCGAGGCCGTGGCGGAACTCAAGTCCCGCCTGGGCCTGACGCGTCCCTTCTTCCTTTACACGGGCAACATCTCGCCGCGCAAAAACCTCAAGGGGCTTCTGGAGGCCTTCGCGGACGTGAAGGACCGCGCGGACGCCGATCTGGTGGTCACGGGCGGCTCGGGCTGGAGCCAGGATTTCGAGCGGTGGGTCGCCGCCCTTGGCCTGGAGGGCCGCGTGCGCCGCCTGGGCCACGTGGAGCGCGCGGACATGCCCGCGCTCTACGCCGCCGCTCTGGCCTTCGTCTTTCCCTCGCTCTACGAGGGCTTCGGCCTGCCCGTGCTGGAGGCCCAGGCCGTGGGGACCCCCGTGGTCTGCTCCACGGCGGCCAGCCTGCCCGAGGTGGCGGGCCAAAGCGCCCTCATGGCCGACCCGGCCGACCGCCGGGCCATGGCCCAGGCCCTGGCGGACGTGGCCGCCGACCCGGCCCTGCGCGCCCGCCTGAGCGAGGCGGGCCGCGCCAACGCCGCGCGCTTCTCCTGGCGCGAGACGGCCCGACAGACCCTGGAGGTCTTCGAGGAGGCGCTCAGGGCCTGA